The proteins below come from a single Piscinibacter gummiphilus genomic window:
- a CDS encoding MSMEG_0569 family flavin-dependent oxidoreductase, which translates to MKNPTLPHHEVVVVGGGQAGLSISHGLKAEGIEHVVFEKHRAMHVWRTQRWDNFCLVTPNWQCALPGHPYRGDDPHGFMKREEIVQYLDAFRAHVDAPLREGVAVELVKPLPEGGFLVRSSEGECTAQQVVVASGGYHEPIVPRLAERLPAQVVQLHSAQYRNAAQLPPGKVLVVGSGQSGAQIAEDLHLAGREVVLAVGDAPRCARFYRGRDVVDWLADMGYYEMPVGQHPLREGVRDNTNHYVTGRDGGRDIDLRRFAIEGMQLYGALTGLDVDGATLRFAPRLREVLDQADRTYNGINASIDRYIDEQRLQAPPASVYEPVWQPAEERETLSLTGAGITSVLWCIGFAPDFRWLDAPVFNGRGHPVHDRGITRVPGLYFIGLPWLHTWGSGRFSGVARDAAFVVQRVTELRSTKVRTTVAPNALVDLAVV; encoded by the coding sequence ATGAAGAACCCCACCCTGCCCCATCACGAAGTCGTCGTCGTCGGCGGCGGCCAGGCCGGCCTGTCCATCAGCCATGGCCTGAAGGCCGAAGGCATCGAGCACGTGGTGTTCGAGAAGCACCGCGCGATGCACGTGTGGCGCACCCAGCGCTGGGACAACTTCTGCCTCGTCACGCCCAACTGGCAGTGCGCGCTGCCGGGCCATCCGTACCGCGGCGACGACCCGCATGGCTTCATGAAGCGCGAGGAGATCGTGCAGTACCTCGATGCGTTTCGCGCGCACGTGGATGCGCCGCTGCGCGAGGGCGTGGCGGTGGAGCTGGTGAAGCCACTGCCCGAAGGCGGCTTCCTCGTGCGCAGCAGTGAAGGCGAGTGCACCGCGCAGCAGGTCGTCGTCGCCTCGGGCGGCTACCACGAGCCCATCGTGCCGCGCCTGGCCGAGCGGCTGCCGGCGCAGGTGGTGCAACTCCATTCGGCGCAATACCGCAACGCCGCGCAGTTGCCGCCCGGCAAGGTGCTGGTGGTCGGCTCGGGCCAGAGCGGCGCGCAGATCGCCGAAGACCTGCACCTCGCCGGCCGCGAGGTGGTGCTGGCGGTGGGCGATGCACCGCGCTGCGCGCGCTTCTACCGCGGCCGCGACGTCGTCGACTGGCTGGCGGACATGGGCTACTACGAGATGCCGGTGGGCCAGCACCCGCTGCGCGAAGGCGTGCGCGACAACACCAACCACTACGTGACCGGCCGCGACGGCGGGCGCGACATCGACCTGCGCCGCTTCGCCATCGAAGGCATGCAGCTCTATGGCGCGCTCACCGGCCTCGATGTCGATGGCGCCACGCTGCGCTTCGCCCCGCGCCTGCGCGAGGTGCTGGACCAGGCCGACCGCACCTACAACGGCATCAACGCCTCGATCGACCGCTACATCGACGAGCAGCGCCTGCAGGCACCGCCCGCCAGCGTCTACGAGCCGGTGTGGCAGCCGGCCGAAGAGCGCGAGACCTTGTCGCTGACGGGTGCCGGCATCACCAGCGTGCTGTGGTGCATTGGCTTCGCACCCGATTTCCGCTGGCTCGATGCGCCCGTCTTCAACGGCCGCGGCCACCCGGTGCACGACCGCGGGATCACGCGCGTGCCGGGCCTCTACTTCATCGGCCTGCCGTGGCTGCACACCTGGGGCTCGGGGCGCTTCTCCGGCGTGGCGCGGGATGCGGCGTTTGTCGTGCAGCGCGTGACGGAACTGCGCTCGACGAAGGTGAGAACAACGGTCGCGCCAAACGCGCTCGTCGATCTCGCGGTCGTCTAG
- a CDS encoding ureidoglycolate lyase, with protein sequence MLSFEPLTAASFKRFGDVIDVASASRHCTINDGYAERYDDLARIDVDREGGRPKLSIFRALPRELPFSLSVIERHPLGSQAFIPMSGRPYLVVVCEGADAPDLGTLRCFTAQAGQGVNYAPGTWHHPLLALEAPCDFLVIDRAGGGNNCDEARLAANDIWIGSAL encoded by the coding sequence GTGTTGTCTTTCGAGCCCTTGACGGCGGCGTCCTTCAAACGCTTCGGTGACGTCATCGACGTCGCGTCGGCCTCGCGCCACTGCACCATCAACGATGGCTACGCCGAGCGCTACGACGACCTGGCCCGCATCGACGTCGACCGCGAGGGCGGCCGGCCGAAGCTCAGCATCTTCCGCGCGTTGCCGCGCGAGCTTCCTTTCTCCCTCTCGGTGATCGAACGCCACCCGCTGGGCAGCCAGGCCTTCATTCCGATGTCGGGCCGGCCCTACCTCGTGGTGGTCTGCGAAGGGGCCGACGCGCCCGACCTCGGCACGCTGCGCTGCTTCACCGCCCAGGCCGGGCAGGGCGTCAACTACGCTCCAGGCACCTGGCACCACCCCTTGCTTGCGCTGGAGGCGCCGTGCGATTTCCTGGTGATTGACCGGGCAGGGGGAGGGAACAACTGCGACGAGGCGCGGCTGGCAGCCAACGACATCTGGATCGGCTCGGCGCTCTAG
- the hydA gene encoding dihydropyrimidinase, with the protein MSTTLIRGGRVITATDDYLADVLLKDGIVHAIARDMAVGPEVKVVDASGLYVLPGGVDTHVHLENVIGPTITCDTFASGTKAAAFGGTTTVVDFALQTAADSPLEAIARAQRSAEPQVCIDYSLHCIVTRVDAQVLADVKHAMRHEGVTSFKMFMAYPGVMMADDAAIFQMLRQVGADGGMVALHAENGTVIDLLIKEALAAGHTAPRYHAMTRPALMEGEATHRGIRLAELAEAPIYFVHVSSNQALKHIVAARDEGIPVFAETCPHYLLFDDSVYSSDDFEIAKYVMTPPLRTTDDQNHLWRALRYDDLQVIATDHCPFCMKEGHLGYQLQKMRGKDDFSLIPNGAPGIETRLVSLYDIGVMQGRLSLNRFVQLTSTTPAKLFGLFPKKGTIAIGSDADVVLFNPNATQTIHAEHLHSQCDYTLLEGRTLQGRVEKVFLRGELIVDGAEWKGREGMGQFVRRGEVRAF; encoded by the coding sequence ATGAGCACCACCTTGATCCGCGGCGGCCGGGTCATCACCGCCACCGACGACTACCTGGCCGACGTGCTGCTGAAAGACGGCATCGTGCACGCCATCGCGCGCGACATGGCCGTCGGGCCCGAGGTGAAGGTGGTGGATGCGAGCGGCCTCTACGTGCTGCCCGGTGGCGTCGACACCCACGTGCACCTGGAAAACGTGATCGGCCCGACGATCACCTGCGACACGTTCGCCAGCGGCACGAAGGCAGCCGCTTTCGGCGGCACCACCACGGTGGTCGACTTCGCGCTGCAGACCGCCGCCGACTCGCCGCTCGAAGCCATCGCCCGCGCCCAGCGCAGCGCCGAGCCTCAGGTCTGCATCGACTACAGCCTGCACTGCATCGTGACGCGTGTCGACGCCCAGGTGCTGGCCGACGTGAAGCACGCGATGCGCCACGAGGGCGTGACGAGCTTCAAGATGTTCATGGCCTACCCCGGCGTGATGATGGCCGACGACGCGGCCATCTTCCAGATGCTGCGCCAGGTGGGCGCCGATGGCGGCATGGTCGCGCTGCATGCCGAGAACGGCACGGTCATCGACCTCTTGATCAAGGAGGCGCTCGCCGCCGGCCACACCGCCCCGCGCTACCACGCGATGACCCGCCCGGCGCTGATGGAAGGCGAAGCCACGCACCGCGGCATCCGCCTCGCCGAGCTGGCCGAAGCGCCGATCTACTTCGTGCACGTGTCGTCGAACCAGGCCTTGAAGCACATCGTGGCGGCGCGCGACGAGGGCATCCCGGTCTTTGCGGAGACCTGCCCGCACTACCTGCTGTTCGACGACTCGGTGTATTCGAGCGACGACTTCGAGATCGCCAAATACGTGATGACGCCGCCGCTGCGCACCACCGACGACCAGAACCACCTCTGGCGTGCGCTGCGCTACGACGACCTGCAGGTGATCGCGACCGACCACTGCCCCTTCTGCATGAAGGAAGGCCACCTCGGCTACCAGCTGCAGAAGATGCGCGGCAAGGACGACTTCTCGCTCATCCCCAACGGCGCACCGGGCATCGAGACGCGCCTCGTGAGCCTCTACGACATCGGCGTGATGCAGGGCCGCCTGTCGCTCAACCGCTTCGTGCAGCTCACCTCGACCACGCCGGCCAAGCTCTTTGGCCTGTTCCCGAAGAAGGGCACGATCGCCATCGGCAGCGACGCCGACGTGGTGCTCTTCAACCCCAACGCCACGCAGACCATCCATGCCGAGCATCTGCACAGCCAGTGCGACTACACGCTGCTCGAAGGGCGCACGCTGCAGGGTCGGGTGGAGAAGGTGTTCCTGCGCGGCGAGCTGATCGTCGACGGCGCCGAATGGAAAGGCCGCGAAGGCATGGGCCAGTTCGTGCGGCGCGGCGAGGTGAGGGCGTTCTAG
- a CDS encoding amidase has protein sequence MRDEAGAFVPQTDVRVAGAAEGPLAGLRFAAKDLFDVAGHVTGAGNPTWAATHAPATAHAWAVQRLLDAGASLVGKAITDEISLGLLGINRFDGTPFNPRAPDRVPGGSSSGSASAVACGLADIALGTDSGGSVRTPASFCGLYGLRPTHGAISVEGMVTQSPSFDTAGFFAADAATFERVGEVLLPPGGTGRTDQLLVASDLVALCDEPVQAAFHGALTQLAPRVAELHAVTLAPEGLALWCAHQQRQQCFEFGRTFAPWVAQHNPVFSYDVAQTLLQAQALQEDEVAPSRLVRAAVRERLDELLGGHRLLCLPTVPILPIRRDATLPEMQQAVGRILQLTCIAGLTGLPQVSLPLAHSQGIPVGISLIGPRGSDQLLLSLARELERTMLR, from the coding sequence ATGCGAGACGAGGCGGGCGCCTTCGTCCCGCAGACCGACGTGAGGGTGGCCGGTGCGGCCGAAGGGCCGCTCGCGGGCCTGCGCTTTGCGGCCAAGGATCTGTTCGACGTGGCGGGCCATGTCACGGGGGCGGGCAACCCCACCTGGGCGGCCACGCACGCGCCGGCCACCGCGCATGCGTGGGCCGTGCAGCGGCTGCTGGATGCAGGCGCGTCGCTCGTCGGCAAGGCCATCACCGACGAGATCTCGCTCGGCCTCCTGGGCATCAACCGCTTCGACGGCACGCCGTTCAACCCCCGTGCGCCCGACCGGGTGCCCGGCGGGTCATCCAGCGGCTCGGCGTCTGCGGTGGCGTGTGGCCTGGCCGACATCGCGCTCGGCACCGACTCGGGTGGCTCGGTGCGCACGCCGGCGAGCTTCTGCGGCCTCTATGGCCTGCGGCCGACGCACGGCGCCATCTCCGTCGAGGGCATGGTCACGCAGTCGCCGAGCTTCGACACGGCCGGCTTCTTCGCGGCCGATGCGGCCACCTTCGAGCGTGTGGGCGAGGTGCTGCTGCCGCCGGGCGGCACTGGCCGCACCGACCAACTGCTGGTGGCGAGCGATCTCGTGGCCTTGTGCGATGAGCCGGTCCAGGCCGCCTTCCACGGGGCGCTCACGCAGCTCGCGCCACGTGTGGCCGAGCTGCACGCGGTGACGCTCGCGCCCGAGGGCCTCGCGCTCTGGTGCGCGCACCAGCAGCGCCAGCAGTGCTTCGAGTTCGGCCGCACCTTCGCGCCCTGGGTGGCGCAGCACAACCCGGTGTTCTCGTACGACGTGGCGCAGACGCTGCTGCAGGCGCAGGCGCTGCAGGAAGACGAGGTGGCGCCCTCGCGCCTGGTGCGGGCCGCCGTGCGCGAGCGGCTCGACGAGCTGCTGGGCGGCCACCGCCTGCTGTGCCTGCCCACCGTGCCCATCCTCCCCATCCGGCGCGACGCGACGCTGCCCGAGATGCAGCAGGCGGTCGGCCGCATCCTCCAGCTCACCTGCATCGCCGGCCTCACCGGCCTGCCGCAGGTGAGCCTGCCGCTGGCGCACAGCCAGGGCATCCCGGTTGGCATCTCGCTGATCGGCCCGCGTGGCAGCGACCAGCTCCTGCTCTCGCTCGCGCGCGAACTCGAAAGGACCATGCTGCGATGA
- a CDS encoding ABC transporter substrate-binding protein produces the protein MPLTTLRRSAALALLAAALVMPALAAPPKDTLVIVSEMGPNGLDTMVPTANDHSRMVAWHVYDRLVSHGQKKLPDGNASYDATVLTPELAERWEISPDKKVYTFFLRKNAKFHDGTPVTAKDVKWSFDRAVAAGGFPAVQMAAGSLDDPKKFSVVDDYTFRITLDKPNKLILPDLVVPVPVIVNSTLAKKHATAADPWALEWVSRNGAGGGAYKIESWTPGQQTVFVRFDDWKSGPLPKLKKVIYRQIASAGTRRALLEKGDVDISVGLPPKDYAELAQSPKVKVIGVPVQNDLIFVDMNTKIKPFDNPKVRQAISYAIPYKEILSSALYNRGVGMFGGDPSKPYAPTWPVPIKYTADLAKAKALLAEAGFPNGFKTTLSFDLSEATVREPTAILIQESLKKIGVEVTLEKVPGSNWFAQMASKTMPMVIAEFYGWLDYPEYFFFWNFDGKNNAVFNTANYTNPVLDEQIEIARFASDDKVYKASLQKMVDIVMTDLPRIPLYTRFSDFAMQKNVQGFEYWFHTHPDFRKFYKE, from the coding sequence ATGCCACTCACCACACTTCGCCGCAGCGCCGCCCTGGCCTTGCTGGCGGCCGCCCTCGTGATGCCCGCCCTCGCGGCCCCACCGAAAGACACCCTCGTCATCGTCTCGGAGATGGGCCCGAACGGCCTCGACACGATGGTGCCCACCGCCAACGACCACAGCCGCATGGTCGCCTGGCATGTGTACGACCGGCTGGTGAGCCACGGGCAGAAGAAGCTGCCCGACGGCAACGCCTCCTACGACGCCACCGTGCTCACGCCCGAGCTGGCCGAGCGCTGGGAGATCAGCCCCGACAAGAAGGTCTACACCTTCTTCCTGCGCAAGAACGCCAAGTTCCACGACGGCACGCCCGTCACCGCGAAAGATGTGAAGTGGTCCTTCGACCGCGCGGTGGCGGCAGGCGGCTTCCCGGCCGTGCAGATGGCGGCCGGCTCGCTCGACGACCCGAAGAAGTTCTCGGTCGTCGACGACTACACCTTCCGCATCACGCTCGACAAGCCCAACAAGCTCATCCTCCCCGACCTGGTGGTGCCGGTGCCGGTGATCGTGAACTCCACGCTCGCCAAGAAGCATGCGACCGCGGCCGACCCATGGGCGCTGGAATGGGTGTCGCGCAATGGCGCGGGCGGCGGCGCCTACAAGATCGAGTCGTGGACGCCGGGGCAGCAGACGGTCTTCGTGCGCTTCGACGACTGGAAGTCGGGCCCGCTGCCCAAGCTCAAGAAAGTGATCTACCGCCAGATCGCCTCGGCCGGCACGCGCCGGGCGCTGCTGGAGAAGGGTGACGTCGACATCTCCGTCGGCCTGCCGCCGAAGGACTACGCCGAGCTCGCGCAGAGCCCCAAGGTCAAGGTGATCGGCGTGCCGGTGCAGAACGACCTGATCTTCGTGGACATGAACACCAAGATCAAACCCTTCGACAACCCGAAGGTGCGCCAGGCCATCTCGTACGCCATCCCCTACAAGGAAATCCTGTCGAGTGCGCTCTACAACCGCGGTGTCGGCATGTTCGGCGGCGACCCGAGCAAGCCCTACGCGCCGACGTGGCCCGTGCCCATCAAGTACACGGCCGATCTCGCCAAGGCCAAGGCGCTGCTGGCCGAAGCGGGCTTCCCCAACGGCTTCAAGACCACGCTGTCGTTCGACCTGAGCGAAGCCACGGTGCGTGAGCCCACCGCCATCCTGATCCAGGAGTCGCTGAAGAAGATCGGCGTGGAGGTCACGCTGGAGAAGGTGCCGGGCTCCAACTGGTTTGCCCAGATGGCGAGCAAGACCATGCCGATGGTGATCGCCGAGTTCTACGGCTGGCTCGACTACCCCGAGTACTTCTTCTTCTGGAACTTCGACGGCAAGAACAACGCGGTGTTCAACACCGCCAACTACACCAACCCGGTGCTCGACGAGCAGATCGAGATCGCCCGCTTCGCGTCGGACGACAAGGTCTACAAGGCCAGCCTGCAGAAGATGGTCGACATCGTGATGACCGACCTGCCGCGCATCCCGCTGTACACGCGCTTCTCCGACTTTGCGATGCAGAAGAACGTGCAGGGCTTCGAGTACTGGTTCCACACCCACCCGGATTTCCGGAAGTTCTACAAGGAATGA
- a CDS encoding amidase, which translates to MSDSSADNAICRMDAVTLAKRIRSKELSATEVTEAVLRRMDVLEPHIHAFCTPTPEVARAAAKAVDAQIAKGEPIGPLAGVPIGIKDLVATKGIKTVMGSKLYEEFIPDEDDIVVERLKAAGAVIIGKTNVPEFGYSGVGHNPVFETTRNPWNLAMTSGGSSAGSGASVATGVAPFAIGSDGGGSVRIPSAHCGLYGIKASMGRVALYPGCRDERYPGVSSWETLEHIGPMSRTVADSALMLSVIAGPDPRDRYSIPAADFDYLEAAQPSSIKGLRIAYSEDWGYAAVDPEVRRVVSEAVAVFEKELGCHVERANPGWRSDAGATFWTLVAADTDLTGMRKLIAGREHEISPHLVDLVMKPWTGADFTDAHTQRKAICNTMWRFMSNYDLLITPTLAVPPFPVHMQGPEIIEGRMGRNADWLCFTFPANLTGQPAASIPAGFTKDGLPVGLQIIGRHLDDRTVLRASAAFEQARPWAQHWPALLDQLGL; encoded by the coding sequence ATGAGCGACTCATCCGCCGACAACGCCATCTGCCGCATGGACGCGGTCACGCTGGCCAAGCGCATCCGCTCCAAGGAGCTCTCGGCCACCGAGGTGACCGAGGCCGTGCTGCGCCGCATGGACGTGCTGGAGCCACACATCCACGCCTTCTGCACCCCCACGCCGGAGGTGGCACGGGCGGCCGCGAAAGCGGTCGATGCGCAGATCGCGAAAGGCGAGCCCATCGGCCCGCTCGCGGGCGTGCCCATCGGCATCAAGGACCTGGTGGCCACCAAGGGCATCAAGACCGTGATGGGCTCCAAGCTCTACGAGGAGTTCATTCCCGACGAAGACGACATCGTGGTCGAGCGCCTGAAGGCCGCCGGCGCGGTGATCATCGGCAAGACCAACGTGCCCGAGTTCGGCTACAGCGGCGTGGGCCACAACCCGGTGTTCGAGACCACGCGCAACCCGTGGAACCTGGCGATGACCTCGGGCGGGTCGAGCGCCGGCTCGGGCGCCTCGGTGGCCACCGGCGTCGCGCCCTTTGCCATCGGCAGCGACGGTGGCGGCTCGGTGCGCATCCCGTCTGCGCACTGCGGCCTCTACGGCATCAAGGCCTCGATGGGGCGCGTCGCGCTGTACCCCGGTTGCCGCGATGAACGTTACCCCGGCGTGTCGAGCTGGGAGACGCTGGAACACATCGGCCCCATGAGCCGCACCGTGGCCGACTCGGCGCTGATGCTGAGCGTGATCGCCGGCCCCGACCCGCGTGACCGCTATTCCATCCCCGCGGCCGACTTCGACTACCTCGAGGCCGCGCAGCCGTCGAGCATCAAGGGCCTGCGCATCGCCTACAGCGAAGACTGGGGCTATGCCGCCGTCGACCCCGAGGTGCGGCGTGTTGTGAGCGAAGCGGTGGCGGTGTTCGAGAAGGAACTCGGTTGCCATGTGGAGCGGGCCAACCCCGGCTGGCGCTCTGACGCCGGTGCCACCTTCTGGACGCTCGTCGCCGCCGACACCGACCTCACCGGCATGCGCAAGCTCATCGCCGGCCGCGAGCACGAGATCTCGCCGCACCTGGTTGACCTGGTGATGAAGCCATGGACCGGCGCCGACTTCACCGACGCGCACACCCAGCGCAAGGCCATCTGCAACACGATGTGGCGCTTCATGTCGAACTACGACCTCTTGATCACGCCCACCCTCGCGGTGCCGCCGTTCCCGGTGCACATGCAGGGCCCCGAGATCATCGAAGGCCGCATGGGCCGCAACGCCGACTGGCTGTGCTTCACCTTCCCAGCCAACCTCACCGGGCAGCCGGCAGCGTCCATCCCAGCCGGCTTCACGAAGGACGGCCTGCCGGTCGGCCTGCAGATCATCGGCCGCCACCTCGACGACCGCACCGTGCTCAGGGCGAGTGCCGCCTTCGAGCAGGCGCGGCCGTGGGCGCAGCACTGGCCCGCGCTGCTCGATCAACTCGGTCTCTGA
- a CDS encoding ABC transporter ATP-binding protein, giving the protein MNMPERLHDMSAALDAPAPPALLEVQKLVKHYPVSGGKLLHAVDEVSLSIGHGECVGLVGESGCGKSTLARLLAQLITPTSGRVLFDGQDLSAMTPRQLARSPLRARIQMVFQDPTESLNPSMRVFDAIADPLRRLLKIRDRAELDTRVRRAAEMVGLSDELVLRYPHQLSGGQRARVGIARAIVVEPSLLILDEPTSALDVSVQAVILRLLDELRGRLGMSYLFVSHDLNVVRLLCERIVVMYLGKVVEVAPAETLFTAPAHPYTQALIAAIPDPARRGEQRLRLEGSPRSPIDPDPQSCRFHGRCPKGTDRCVTAMPVLRRMGEGHFAACHFA; this is encoded by the coding sequence ATGAACATGCCCGAACGCCTGCACGACATGAGCGCTGCGCTGGACGCGCCAGCCCCGCCTGCGCTGCTGGAGGTGCAAAAGCTCGTCAAGCACTACCCCGTGAGCGGCGGCAAGCTGCTGCATGCGGTCGACGAGGTGAGCTTGAGCATCGGCCACGGCGAATGCGTGGGCCTGGTGGGCGAATCGGGCTGCGGCAAGTCGACGCTCGCGCGCCTGCTCGCCCAGCTCATCACGCCCACCTCGGGCCGCGTGCTGTTTGACGGCCAAGACCTGAGCGCGATGACTCCCCGCCAGCTCGCGCGCTCGCCGCTGCGTGCGCGCATCCAGATGGTTTTCCAGGACCCGACCGAAAGCCTGAACCCGTCGATGCGCGTGTTCGACGCCATCGCCGACCCGCTGCGCCGCCTGCTGAAGATTCGCGATCGTGCCGAGCTCGACACCCGTGTGCGCCGCGCCGCCGAGATGGTCGGTCTGTCCGATGAGCTGGTGCTGCGCTACCCGCATCAGCTTTCAGGCGGCCAGCGCGCCCGTGTCGGCATCGCGCGCGCCATCGTGGTGGAGCCTTCGCTGCTGATCCTCGACGAGCCCACTTCCGCACTCGACGTCTCGGTGCAGGCGGTGATCCTGCGCCTGCTCGACGAACTGCGCGGGCGCCTGGGCATGAGCTACCTCTTCGTCTCGCACGACCTCAACGTCGTGCGGCTGCTGTGCGAGCGCATCGTGGTGATGTACCTCGGTAAGGTGGTCGAGGTGGCGCCGGCCGAAACGCTCTTCACCGCACCTGCCCACCCCTACACCCAGGCGCTGATCGCCGCCATTCCCGACCCCGCGCGTCGCGGCGAGCAGCGCCTGCGGCTCGAAGGCTCACCCCGAAGCCCCATCGACCCCGACCCCCAGTCCTGCCGCTTCCATGGCCGGTGCCCGAAAGGCACCGACCGCTGCGTGACGGCGATGCCCGTGCTGCGACGGATGGGCGAGGGCCATTTCGCCGCCTGCCACTTCGCGTGA
- a CDS encoding ABC transporter ATP-binding protein has protein sequence MSALLDVSDLSLNFRTRHGTVKALENVSLSIERGEIVGVVGESGSGKSVMAYTVMGLQDDAARIEGGAITFGGTDLLKATPSALGELRGRELSMIFQSPRTALNPIRKVGHQIEDVLGRHAAVKRDDLKQRAVQALARVRIPDPERRYHAYPFELSGGMCQRVMIAMALACTPALLIADEPTTGLDVTTQAVILDLIRDMSRSQRMATLLITHDLGLAGEYCDRIAVMHAGHLVEVAPTEALLRSPAHPYTRQLLAATPTPQTTLMGLSAIPGQLPDLRGELPVCRFQHRCTRATAACSEAPLAWVELAPGHRVRCRHPL, from the coding sequence ATGAGCGCGCTCCTCGATGTGAGCGACCTGTCGCTCAACTTCCGCACGCGCCACGGCACAGTCAAGGCGTTGGAGAACGTCTCGCTCAGCATCGAGCGCGGCGAGATCGTCGGCGTGGTTGGCGAGAGCGGCTCCGGCAAGTCCGTCATGGCCTACACCGTGATGGGCCTGCAGGACGACGCGGCGCGCATCGAAGGCGGCGCCATCACTTTCGGTGGCACCGACCTGCTCAAGGCCACGCCCTCGGCGCTCGGCGAGCTCCGCGGGCGCGAGCTGTCGATGATCTTCCAGAGCCCACGCACCGCGCTCAACCCGATCCGCAAGGTGGGCCACCAGATCGAAGACGTGCTCGGCCGCCACGCCGCGGTGAAGCGCGACGACCTGAAGCAGCGTGCCGTGCAGGCGCTCGCACGCGTGCGCATCCCCGACCCCGAGCGCCGCTACCACGCCTACCCCTTCGAACTCTCGGGCGGCATGTGCCAGCGCGTGATGATCGCCATGGCGCTCGCCTGCACTCCGGCCCTGCTGATCGCCGACGAGCCCACCACCGGGCTCGACGTCACCACCCAGGCGGTGATCCTCGACCTGATCCGCGACATGAGCCGCAGCCAGCGCATGGCCACCCTCCTCATCACGCACGACCTCGGCCTCGCGGGCGAGTACTGCGACCGCATCGCGGTGATGCACGCCGGTCATCTGGTGGAAGTGGCGCCCACCGAGGCGCTGCTGCGCTCGCCCGCGCATCCGTACACCCGGCAGCTGCTCGCCGCCACGCCCACGCCGCAGACCACGCTGATGGGCCTGTCGGCCATTCCCGGCCAGCTGCCCGACCTGCGCGGCGAATTGCCGGTGTGCCGCTTCCAGCACCGCTGCACCCGCGCCACGGCGGCCTGCAGCGAGGCGCCCCTCGCCTGGGTCGAACTCGCCCCGGGCCATCGCGTGCGCTGCCGTCACCCGCTATGA
- a CDS encoding ABC transporter permease: MQLAARFTLVARNTRYVFGENRLTLVAVVILALLLLCALFGPWLAPYDPLMTDGTARLQPPSAAHWFGTDALGRDILSRVIVAARLDLGMAISAVALSFAIGLALGALAGYFGGWTDRVLGRLMDTIMAFPLFVLAMGIVAALGNNVLNIIIATIVINLPFYFRFARGEVNVRRDLGYVEAARMGGNTPLQVLMHHIVPNILPPMAVQASLNMGWAILNAAGLSFIGLGVRAPTPEWGIMVSEGASNIISGEWWTFAFPGMALVLAVFCFNLLGDGLRDLLDPRRRT, from the coding sequence ATGCAACTCGCCGCACGTTTCACCCTCGTCGCCCGCAACACCCGCTACGTCTTCGGCGAGAACCGGCTCACGCTGGTCGCGGTCGTCATCCTCGCGCTGCTCCTGCTGTGCGCACTCTTCGGGCCCTGGCTCGCGCCCTACGACCCGCTGATGACCGACGGCACGGCGCGCCTGCAGCCGCCCTCGGCTGCGCACTGGTTCGGCACCGATGCGCTGGGCCGCGACATCCTGAGCCGCGTGATCGTCGCCGCCCGGCTCGACCTCGGCATGGCCATCTCCGCGGTGGCGCTGTCGTTCGCGATCGGCCTCGCGCTCGGTGCGCTGGCCGGCTACTTCGGCGGGTGGACCGACCGTGTACTGGGCCGGCTGATGGACACCATCATGGCCTTCCCGCTCTTCGTGCTGGCCATGGGGATCGTCGCGGCGCTGGGCAACAACGTGCTCAACATCATCATCGCGACCATCGTCATCAACCTGCCGTTCTACTTCCGCTTCGCCCGCGGCGAGGTCAACGTGCGGCGCGACCTGGGCTACGTGGAGGCGGCGCGCATGGGCGGCAACACGCCGCTGCAGGTGCTGATGCACCACATCGTGCCGAACATCCTGCCGCCGATGGCGGTGCAGGCCTCGCTCAACATGGGCTGGGCCATCCTCAACGCGGCCGGCCTGTCCTTCATCGGCCTGGGCGTGCGCGCGCCCACGCCGGAGTGGGGAATCATGGTGTCGGAAGGTGCGAGCAACATCATCTCGGGCGAGTGGTGGACCTTCGCCTTCCCCGGCATGGCGCTGGTGCTCGCGGTGTTCTGCTTCAACCTGCTGGGCGACGGCTTGCGCGACCTGCTCGACCCGCGGAGGCGCACATGA